Proteins from a single region of Methanobrevibacter sp.:
- a CDS encoding adenylate kinase family protein: protein MNNTIFITGTPCTGKTTISEVLSSKLNCKLIKINDLAIENDFVLGIDDKKGYKIIDIDALDEKVSEIISKSDELIIFEGHLAHLCSGADKVIVLRVNPNILRPRLEARNYSESKIRENLEAEAMGVCTAEAFDEYGDKISEIDVSKLSIEEAVNVISYVIEDKLDFPVGEVDFMDWLISNF from the coding sequence ATGAATAATACTATTTTTATAACTGGTACTCCATGTACTGGTAAAACAACTATTAGTGAAGTATTGTCTTCTAAATTGAATTGTAAATTAATTAAAATCAATGATTTAGCTATTGAAAATGATTTTGTTTTAGGAATTGATGATAAGAAAGGATATAAAATCATTGATATTGATGCGCTTGATGAAAAAGTTTCAGAGATTATTTCAAAAAGTGATGAGTTAATCATATTTGAAGGTCATTTGGCTCATTTATGTTCTGGGGCGGATAAGGTAATAGTTTTGAGAGTAAATCCAAATATTCTACGTCCAAGACTTGAAGCCCGTAATTACTCTGAAAGCAAGATTCGTGAAAACTTGGAAGCTGAAGCAATGGGAGTATGTACTGCGGAAGCTTTTGATGAGTATGGTGACAAGATTTCTGAAATTGATGTTAGTAAATTATCAATTGAAGAAGCAGTTAATGTAATTTCATATGTTATTGAAGATAAACTAGATTTTCCAGTTGGTGAGGTTGACTTCATGGATTGGTTAATTTCTAATTTTTAA
- a CDS encoding homocitrate synthase family protein → MQYFISHYNKENELNFPEDLLIYDTTLRDGEQTPGVCFSFDEKMEIARKLDQFKIHQIEAGFPIVSEKEKETVKAIANEGLDATVIALTRTKKEDIDVALDCDVGGIITFVGTSDIHLDHKMHITRQDAINLCETAVDYAKDHGLYVAFSAEDATRTDIEFLKRIYSKAEECGADRVHIADTTGAITPQGIDYLVRELVKDLDVNLALHCHNDFGLAVINSITGILAGAKGISTTVNGIGERAGNASLEELIMALRILYGKDYGFKTKYIKELSDLVSKASGLPIPYNKPVVGNNVFRHESGIHVDAVIEEPLCYEPYLPELVGQKRQLVLGKHSGCRAVRAKLNECDIDVSDDQLIQIVREVKKSREEGKYINDKIFKEIVKKISKKE, encoded by the coding sequence TTGCAATATTTTATTAGTCATTATAATAAAGAAAATGAGTTAAATTTCCCTGAAGATTTACTCATTTACGATACAACCTTAAGAGATGGGGAACAAACTCCAGGAGTTTGTTTTAGTTTTGATGAAAAAATGGAAATAGCAAGAAAACTTGATCAATTTAAGATTCACCAAATTGAAGCAGGTTTCCCAATAGTTTCTGAAAAGGAAAAGGAAACCGTAAAGGCTATTGCTAATGAAGGTCTCGATGCTACAGTAATTGCATTAACAAGAACCAAAAAAGAAGATATTGATGTAGCACTTGACTGTGATGTAGGCGGAATCATTACTTTCGTTGGAACATCAGACATTCATTTAGACCACAAAATGCACATTACACGTCAAGATGCAATCAACTTATGTGAAACTGCTGTTGATTATGCTAAGGATCATGGATTATATGTTGCATTTTCAGCAGAAGATGCTACAAGAACAGATATTGAATTCTTAAAAAGAATCTATTCAAAAGCTGAAGAATGCGGTGCAGATAGAGTGCACATTGCAGACACTACTGGTGCTATCACACCACAAGGAATTGATTACCTCGTGCGTGAACTCGTAAAAGATTTGGATGTAAACCTTGCGCTTCACTGTCACAATGACTTTGGTCTTGCAGTTATCAACTCAATTACCGGTATCTTAGCAGGTGCAAAAGGTATTTCAACAACAGTCAACGGTATTGGAGAAAGAGCAGGTAACGCTTCATTAGAAGAATTAATTATGGCATTAAGAATCCTTTATGGAAAAGACTACGGATTCAAAACCAAATACATTAAGGAATTATCCGACCTCGTATCAAAAGCTAGCGGACTTCCAATCCCATACAACAAACCTGTTGTTGGAAACAATGTATTCAGACATGAATCTGGAATTCACGTTGATGCTGTTATTGAAGAACCTTTATGTTATGAACCGTATCTTCCTGAATTAGTTGGGCAAAAAAGACAACTTGTTTTAGGTAAGCATTCAGGATGCAGAGCAGTAAGGGCTAAATTAAATGAATGTGACATTGATGTAAGTGATGATCAACTTATCCAAATTGTAAGAGAAGTTAAAAAGTCCAGAGAAGAAGGAAAATACATCAACGATAAAATATTCAAAGAAATTGTTAAAAAAATCAGCAAAAAGGAATAG
- a CDS encoding dolichyl-diphosphooligosaccharide--protein glycosyltransferase subunit STT3 translates to MNKETKMTIVKSVFIILILLAVVFALKMPAADLPLITDEAKGEYVDSSGLPYFSEMDSYYNLRLTEDYVDHGYVGDQIINVSAWDMHRYAPTGNEINYELGIVYVTSFLHDVFGGDHTVREVAFWTGAIISTLAVIPAYIFSRRLTNTYGAIVATLIIALAPNYFAHTFPGFFDTDMFYYIFSLFFIFFFIECIRAEDIKYKVLFAILSIVSIGLFSQSWTGYIFYVGLMGIFSVVYLIACYYFNVGEDDSSQYPSKWEWFIHQDALKSIVLLGVIGFIGLAIFKGLDGVTGLFGSLLSLLSLQSASRTISGFPNVLVSVAEMQIPSMLGSGMNSLFLANTNGAVNGIGGIGVLFAGLTVAYLFVRNILRLRGDSVKTDSNAKPHKSERLSSSKRLDNTRKLKIDLSKYNLEFVSDVLSDNKLTLLYGTLFVVWLIVTALAVTRGSRFITTIVLPFALLTGIFVGIVMEYIRNKITDDRILLAITAIAAIFVAVPIATINTVLGILAFVIIVAAGAAAIYVLKPKATSGRAIPLKKQIAIAAILLALVTPCVCGAYLTSETVVPGTSDSMWNAMTWVNETQSNDTVLTSWWDFGYLFEIAADKQVTFDGGSQSGDRAFWLGKAMTTDDLELSAGIFRMLDTTGEKAVDSLVNITGDTGKSTDILIDILPMKSADAQKTLQSKYHLTSAQAKEVVSYTHPKNPRPVIFVASSDMLQKAGWWSYFGAWNFTNQSSVNYNYYIPTEQVKVNPGSTGKLSLLDDQGMTINAVIQRGSGNNSTTAYTEAVYTDSGEQIMVNNTTYNPLNISNLIVIEDGYVMKNQTVGHVKDANYTLLLIGEKNQYTPILMSNELADSMFTKLYLYGGAGQDIFENVHTENGVMLFKVNFDKTTAGA, encoded by the coding sequence ATGAATAAAGAAACAAAAATGACAATAGTCAAATCAGTTTTTATTATTTTAATTTTGCTCGCAGTTGTTTTTGCTTTAAAAATGCCTGCTGCAGATTTACCATTAATTACTGATGAGGCTAAAGGAGAATATGTTGATTCTTCTGGTCTTCCTTATTTCAGTGAAATGGATTCATATTATAACTTAAGGTTGACTGAAGATTATGTTGATCATGGTTATGTTGGTGATCAGATAATTAATGTTAGTGCGTGGGATATGCATAGATATGCTCCTACAGGTAATGAGATTAACTATGAACTGGGAATTGTATATGTAACTTCATTCCTGCACGATGTCTTTGGAGGAGATCATACAGTTAGAGAAGTTGCATTCTGGACCGGTGCAATCATATCAACTCTTGCAGTAATTCCAGCATATATTTTCTCAAGAAGATTAACAAATACATATGGTGCGATTGTTGCAACTTTGATTATAGCTCTTGCTCCAAACTACTTTGCGCACACTTTCCCAGGATTTTTCGATACAGATATGTTCTATTACATATTTTCACTGTTCTTTATATTCTTCTTCATAGAATGTATAAGGGCGGAAGACATCAAGTATAAAGTTCTATTTGCAATTTTATCTATTGTATCAATTGGTCTATTCTCTCAATCATGGACAGGTTACATATTTTATGTAGGTCTTATGGGAATATTCTCAGTTGTCTATCTAATTGCTTGCTATTACTTTAATGTTGGTGAAGATGACTCTTCACAATATCCAAGTAAATGGGAATGGTTTATCCATCAAGATGCTTTGAAATCCATTGTACTTTTAGGAGTTATAGGATTTATAGGTCTTGCGATATTCAAAGGTTTAGATGGTGTAACTGGATTATTTGGAAGTTTACTTTCATTACTTTCATTGCAATCTGCATCCAGAACTATTTCTGGTTTCCCTAACGTACTCGTATCTGTTGCTGAGATGCAAATTCCATCCATGCTTGGAAGCGGTATGAACTCATTATTCCTAGCTAACACTAATGGTGCTGTAAACGGTATTGGTGGTATTGGTGTTTTATTTGCTGGTTTAACTGTTGCATACTTGTTCGTAAGAAACATATTAAGACTCAGAGGAGATTCAGTCAAAACAGATTCAAATGCTAAACCACACAAATCTGAAAGATTGTCATCATCTAAAAGACTTGACAATACCCGTAAACTTAAAATTGATTTGAGCAAATATAATTTAGAATTTGTATCTGATGTATTGTCTGATAACAAATTAACACTCTTATACGGTACTTTGTTTGTTGTATGGCTTATTGTAACTGCTCTTGCTGTAACTAGAGGTTCAAGATTCATTACTACAATTGTATTGCCGTTTGCTCTTTTAACCGGTATCTTTGTAGGTATCGTAATGGAGTATATCAGAAATAAAATCACAGATGATAGAATATTGTTAGCTATCACTGCAATTGCAGCTATCTTTGTTGCAGTTCCAATCGCTACTATAAACACTGTTCTTGGAATTTTAGCATTTGTAATAATTGTTGCAGCTGGTGCGGCAGCTATTTATGTGCTCAAACCTAAAGCAACATCTGGTAGGGCAATTCCACTTAAAAAACAAATTGCAATTGCAGCGATTTTACTCGCTTTAGTAACTCCATGTGTTTGTGGAGCTTACTTGACTTCAGAAACTGTTGTTCCAGGTACAAGCGATTCAATGTGGAATGCAATGACTTGGGTAAATGAAACTCAAAGTAATGATACTGTATTGACATCCTGGTGGGACTTCGGTTACCTCTTTGAGATTGCTGCTGATAAACAAGTAACATTCGATGGAGGTTCACAGTCTGGTGACCGTGCATTCTGGCTTGGTAAGGCAATGACAACAGATGATTTGGAATTGTCTGCAGGAATATTTAGAATGCTTGATACAACTGGTGAAAAGGCTGTTGATTCATTAGTGAACATCACAGGTGATACTGGTAAATCAACTGATATCTTAATTGATATTTTACCAATGAAATCTGCTGATGCTCAAAAAACATTACAAAGCAAGTACCATTTAACTTCTGCTCAGGCAAAAGAGGTTGTTAGCTATACACACCCTAAAAACCCACGTCCGGTAATATTTGTTGCATCTTCCGATATGCTTCAAAAAGCTGGCTGGTGGAGTTACTTCGGTGCATGGAACTTCACAAATCAAAGTTCTGTAAACTACAACTATTATATTCCAACTGAACAGGTAAAAGTAAATCCTGGTTCAACCGGTAAATTGTCCTTGCTTGATGATCAAGGTATGACTATAAATGCAGTTATCCAAAGAGGTTCAGGAAACAACTCAACTACTGCATATACTGAAGCAGTATATACAGACAGTGGAGAACAAATAATGGTTAACAACACTACATATAATCCATTGAATATTTCAAACTTAATTGTTATTGAAGATGGATATGTAATGAAAAACCAAACTGTCGGACATGTAAAAGATGCAAACTACACCCTTTTATTAATAGGTGAAAAGAATCAGTACACTCCAATCTTAATGAGTAATGAACTAGCAGACTCAATGTTTACTAAATTATACTTGTATGGTGGAGCAGGTCAAGACATCTTTGAAAACGTCCACACTGAAAATGGAGTAATGCTGTTTAAAGTAAACTTTGATAAAACTACTGCCGGAGCTTAA
- the topA gene encoding DNA topoisomerase I → MHEVIVCEKPTSAEKIAKALSPSAKKKVYNKKVKYWELKKDSKDITVVSAVGHLYSLTPNNPKDKVYFDLHWAPAYEVNKKGSGFTKDYVRAIKKLGKNADSYIHACDYDTEGTLIGYNVLKYACGQENLSKVSRMKFSTLTKKDLLEAYDNRIELDMNQVDTGIARHVLDYYFGVNISKALMKSVSNAKHRFLKLSAGRVQTPTLSILVEREKEIKDFIPEPYWLIKAIVEGDIEVNHVDGKIFDKARAEEIMTKCQGKDAVVDNIKLSESTTKPPVPFNLGGLQSEAYNVFGFSPKKTQTIAQNLYTSGYTSYPRTSSQKLPESLDFKSIFGQLSHDGEFKKHINQLPSKLKPNNGKKDDAAHPAIHPTGILPQGLSKDDKKIYELIVYRFISVFFEAAKFETMSTTLDIEGEKFRFKRRRVTHKGWMEHYPFRKIDDEAFPDVKEGDLMKVLELISDEKETKPPARYNQASLIKELEKRELGTKATRADIIDKLYDRKYITGTQQIEVNQLGENMVDTLSTYCNNLTSEELTRDLQLKLDGISNNKSTRVEIIDEGEKEVKVILDDITKNSKEIGTKLYESYQESNIVGTCPACGGNLVKRYSPKTKSSFVGCANYPDCTTSYSIPKGTNFLKKTCEKCGLPIISFGKPRQRACLDPNCGKDKTKIHKPTEVGKCPECGKPLLKRSGRYGEFIGCKGFPKCRFTCSVDELQSKLK, encoded by the coding sequence ATGCATGAAGTAATTGTATGTGAAAAGCCAACGTCTGCTGAGAAAATTGCAAAAGCACTTTCTCCAAGTGCAAAAAAGAAAGTATATAATAAAAAAGTAAAATATTGGGAACTTAAAAAGGATTCAAAGGATATCACTGTTGTATCTGCTGTTGGACACCTTTATTCACTTACTCCTAATAATCCTAAAGATAAGGTCTACTTTGATCTTCACTGGGCTCCTGCTTATGAAGTTAATAAAAAAGGCAGTGGATTTACTAAAGATTATGTAAGAGCTATTAAAAAACTCGGAAAGAATGCAGATTCCTATATTCATGCTTGCGATTACGATACTGAAGGAACTTTAATTGGTTATAATGTATTAAAATACGCTTGCGGTCAAGAAAATTTAAGCAAAGTTTCTCGTATGAAATTTTCCACTTTAACTAAAAAGGATTTGCTTGAGGCTTATGACAATAGAATAGAATTGGACATGAATCAGGTTGATACTGGTATTGCAAGGCATGTCTTGGATTATTATTTTGGTGTAAACATTTCCAAAGCATTAATGAAATCTGTAAGCAATGCTAAACACAGATTTTTAAAATTATCTGCAGGACGTGTTCAAACACCTACTTTATCCATTTTAGTCGAAAGGGAAAAAGAAATCAAAGATTTTATTCCTGAACCTTACTGGCTAATCAAAGCTATTGTTGAAGGTGACATTGAAGTAAATCATGTTGACGGCAAAATATTTGATAAGGCTAGAGCTGAAGAGATCATGACTAAATGTCAAGGAAAAGATGCTGTAGTTGATAATATTAAATTGTCTGAATCCACAACCAAGCCTCCAGTACCATTCAACTTAGGTGGTCTTCAGTCTGAGGCATATAATGTCTTTGGTTTTTCACCTAAAAAGACACAGACAATTGCTCAAAACCTTTATACTTCAGGATATACATCTTACCCTCGTACATCTTCACAAAAATTGCCTGAAAGTCTTGATTTCAAATCAATTTTCGGTCAATTGAGTCATGATGGAGAGTTTAAAAAACATATTAATCAGCTTCCATCCAAATTAAAACCTAACAATGGTAAAAAAGATGATGCAGCTCATCCTGCAATCCACCCAACCGGAATATTGCCTCAAGGTTTGTCTAAAGATGATAAAAAGATTTATGAACTCATCGTTTATAGATTTATTTCAGTTTTCTTTGAAGCTGCTAAATTCGAAACCATGAGTACTACTTTGGACATTGAAGGTGAAAAATTCCGTTTCAAACGCAGAAGAGTTACTCATAAAGGATGGATGGAACATTATCCATTTAGAAAAATTGATGATGAAGCTTTTCCTGATGTTAAGGAAGGAGACTTGATGAAAGTCTTGGAGTTAATTTCCGATGAAAAAGAAACCAAACCTCCTGCAAGATACAATCAGGCTTCACTTATCAAGGAACTTGAAAAAAGGGAACTTGGTACTAAAGCAACTCGTGCGGATATTATTGATAAGTTATATGACCGTAAATACATAACTGGTACTCAGCAAATTGAAGTAAATCAGTTAGGGGAAAATATGGTCGATACATTGAGTACATATTGTAATAATTTAACTTCAGAGGAACTTACTCGTGACTTGCAGCTTAAACTTGATGGAATAAGCAACAATAAGTCAACTCGTGTTGAAATCATCGATGAAGGTGAAAAGGAAGTTAAGGTTATTTTGGATGATATTACTAAAAACTCAAAAGAAATAGGTACTAAACTGTATGAATCATATCAGGAAAGTAATATTGTTGGGACTTGTCCTGCCTGTGGTGGAAATCTTGTAAAAAGATATTCTCCGAAAACTAAAAGTTCATTTGTCGGTTGTGCTAACTATCCTGACTGTACTACTAGTTATTCAATTCCAAAGGGAACTAATTTCCTTAAGAAAACCTGTGAAAAATGTGGCCTTCCAATCATATCATTTGGTAAACCTCGCCAACGTGCATGTTTGGATCCAAATTGTGGGAAAGATAAAACCAAGATTCATAAGCCTACTGAAGTTGGAAAATGTCCTGAATGTGGTAAACCTCTTTTAAAACGTTCTGGACGTTATGGCGAATTCATCGGTTGTAAGGGTTTTCCGAAATGCAGGTTTACATGTTCTGTTGATGAACTTCAAAGTAAACTAAAATAA
- the cyaB gene encoding class IV adenylate cyclase — MIEVEVKAKIASFGEMEKRLESIGATKSKKEFQEDIYFNSPIVDFAESDEALRIRTTKENDEVNIFITYKGPKIDKESKTRKEIEMGIADSEKCSDIFEAIGFKKVRTVRKNRQYYTYENFEISLDDIEGLDPYMEIEIGLEDGKDYSNAQKAIFELFEKLGITDGFERTSYLELLENLNNN; from the coding sequence ATGATAGAAGTTGAAGTAAAAGCTAAAATTGCAAGTTTTGGTGAGATGGAAAAAAGACTAGAAAGTATTGGTGCAACAAAAAGTAAAAAAGAATTCCAAGAAGACATCTACTTTAATAGCCCTATTGTTGATTTCGCTGAGAGTGATGAAGCACTAAGAATTAGAACAACTAAAGAAAATGATGAGGTTAATATTTTTATAACCTATAAAGGTCCAAAAATAGATAAGGAATCAAAAACAAGAAAAGAAATCGAAATGGGTATTGCAGACTCCGAGAAATGTTCTGACATATTTGAAGCAATCGGTTTTAAGAAAGTGAGAACCGTCAGGAAAAACAGACAATATTATACTTATGAAAACTTCGAAATATCATTAGATGACATTGAAGGTCTTGACCCGTATATGGAAATTGAAATCGGATTAGAAGATGGAAAAGACTATTCAAATGCACAAAAAGCTATTTTTGAATTATTTGAAAAATTAGGCATCACTGATGGATTTGAAAGAACTTCATATTTAGAACTATTAGAAAACTTAAATAATAACTAA
- a CDS encoding GTP-binding protein yields the protein MGIEEKIKDIEDEIQKTPYNKATSHHIGKLKAKLSKLKEESLQRSSGGHKGQGFHVKKTGDATVVLVGFPSVGKSTLLNEITNAESKVGAYQFTTLDIVPGVMEHKNAKIQVFDIPGIITGASSGKGRGKEILSVARTADLILIVLDTLNPQHLDVILNELRNIGIRPNEKEPDVTVKRKKLGGIHISSTCPLTHLDEKIIRSIINEYGMHNADILFRDDVTMDQFIDVLDRNKSYVPMKILLNKVDLVDDAYLEELKKYIPEFIPISADKKTNIDELKDIIFDNLNLVRVYLKPQGRKADMNDPLVIKKGTTVIGACRKLHREFVKNFRHAKVWGTSVKFPGQKVGPDHVLDDEDVLRIILKK from the coding sequence ATGGGGATAGAGGAGAAAATAAAAGATATTGAAGATGAAATACAAAAGACACCATATAATAAAGCTACTTCACATCATATCGGTAAGCTTAAAGCTAAATTATCAAAATTAAAAGAAGAATCATTACAAAGAAGTAGTGGTGGCCATAAAGGTCAAGGATTTCATGTTAAAAAAACTGGAGATGCAACAGTTGTGCTTGTTGGATTTCCGTCTGTTGGTAAATCTACTCTCTTAAATGAAATTACTAACGCTGAAAGTAAAGTTGGAGCTTACCAATTCACAACATTAGATATTGTTCCTGGTGTAATGGAACATAAAAATGCTAAAATACAAGTATTTGATATTCCTGGTATTATTACAGGGGCAAGTAGTGGTAAAGGAAGAGGTAAAGAAATTTTATCCGTTGCTAGAACTGCAGATTTAATTTTAATTGTTTTAGATACTTTAAATCCACAACACTTGGATGTAATCTTAAATGAATTAAGAAATATTGGTATCAGACCTAATGAAAAAGAGCCTGATGTAACTGTTAAAAGAAAAAAGCTTGGTGGTATTCACATTTCATCAACTTGCCCACTTACTCATTTGGATGAAAAAATCATTAGATCAATCATTAATGAGTATGGTATGCATAATGCAGACATACTTTTCCGTGATGATGTAACTATGGATCAATTTATTGATGTTCTTGATAGAAATAAATCATATGTTCCAATGAAAATCTTATTAAATAAGGTTGATCTTGTAGATGATGCATACCTTGAAGAACTCAAGAAATACATTCCAGAATTCATTCCAATTTCTGCTGACAAGAAAACTAATATCGATGAGTTAAAGGATATTATTTTTGATAATCTTAACTTGGTTAGGGTTTATTTAAAACCGCAAGGTAGAAAAGCAGACATGAATGATCCTTTGGTTATTAAGAAGGGTACTACTGTAATTGGTGCATGCCGTAAACTTCACCGTGAGTTTGTGAAAAATTTCCGTCATGCTAAGGTTTGGGGAACATCAGTTAAATTCCCAGGTCAGAAAGTAGGTCCTGATCATGTACTTGACGATGAAGATGTTTTAAGAATTATTCTTAAAAAATAA
- a CDS encoding TATA-box-binding protein → MTDVEIKIENIVASASIGKDIVLTEVSQALEGVNFNREQFPGLVFKLKDPKTAALIFSSGKLVCTGAKSIDDSKLAIKKTVDLMRTIDTEIPHEFEIKIQNIVASANLESTLNLEAVALELEDTEYEPEQFPGLVYRLSDPKVVLLLFGSGKVVCTGAKTKSDAKLGVERAYDRLSELDLI, encoded by the coding sequence TTGACCGATGTTGAAATAAAAATTGAAAACATTGTTGCTTCTGCAAGCATTGGTAAAGACATTGTTCTTACTGAAGTGTCTCAAGCTTTAGAAGGGGTTAATTTTAATCGTGAACAGTTTCCAGGATTAGTTTTTAAACTAAAAGATCCTAAAACAGCAGCATTAATATTTAGCTCTGGTAAGCTTGTGTGTACTGGAGCAAAATCTATAGATGATTCTAAATTGGCAATCAAAAAAACTGTAGATTTAATGAGGACTATTGATACTGAAATTCCTCATGAGTTTGAAATTAAAATTCAAAACATTGTGGCTTCTGCTAACTTAGAATCCACATTAAACTTAGAAGCCGTAGCTTTAGAACTCGAAGATACTGAATATGAACCGGAACAATTCCCTGGTTTAGTATACAGATTATCTGACCCTAAAGTGGTTTTATTATTATTTGGCTCAGGTAAAGTAGTATGTACCGGAGCTAAAACTAAAAGCGACGCTAAATTAGGTGTCGAAAGAGCTTACGATAGATTAAGTGAGCTAGATTTAATATAA
- the serB gene encoding phosphoserine phosphatase SerB, producing the protein MIKLVVFDLDNVIIDGEAIDEIGKLANVEEDIAAITEKAMQGEIDFETSIKDRVQLLEGVAIEDIEKVADELSLMPGAEETIKSLKDNDVDVAIISGSFDAVAEKISEKLGVDKVYTNSFTVEDGKLTGEVTGPLVSGSKLDVLNGLVEEAGIALDEVVAVGDGANDISMIESAGYGIAFNAKDSVKEIADVVIDEKDLTKVSEKILNQLTTDDAETETVEEKAEEENTLPKSDFVLADTMEGVKKQKDEKEAEISKVADERENFNKIAKEQRKIRDELNASLKENLNKAIEFRNERNEINKAVEAAKKARNEANNKIKSLEWSSGKRDKIKIVNEIKKIDKIIETRVLDIKKENQLVKNANDLRKQLMKIHEDESIQGESQELKKLSEEEHEKVITLSEKAQAAHEEMLVYFRKTDDIRTAADEAHKKFIEARKNASAKHEEFKAILSDIHVINKKLGSNRPKKKRSDNKPSNGPTRNREEKERAEEIFAKFKQGGKVSTEEILLLQKYNIG; encoded by the coding sequence TTGATTAAACTTGTAGTATTTGACTTAGATAACGTTATTATTGATGGTGAAGCAATAGATGAGATAGGAAAATTAGCAAATGTTGAAGAAGACATAGCTGCAATTACTGAAAAAGCTATGCAAGGTGAAATTGACTTTGAGACTTCTATTAAAGACAGAGTTCAACTTCTTGAAGGTGTCGCAATCGAAGACATCGAAAAAGTTGCTGATGAGCTCTCTTTAATGCCTGGTGCTGAAGAAACTATCAAATCTTTAAAAGATAATGACGTAGATGTAGCTATCATTAGTGGTAGTTTTGATGCAGTGGCTGAAAAAATTAGTGAAAAACTTGGAGTAGACAAAGTTTACACTAATAGTTTCACAGTCGAAGATGGTAAATTAACTGGTGAAGTGACTGGTCCTTTAGTATCTGGTTCTAAATTAGATGTTTTAAACGGATTAGTTGAAGAAGCAGGAATTGCTTTAGATGAAGTAGTTGCTGTTGGAGATGGCGCTAACGACATTTCCATGATTGAATCAGCAGGTTACGGAATTGCATTCAACGCAAAAGATTCCGTAAAAGAAATTGCTGATGTTGTAATAGATGAAAAAGACTTAACTAAAGTCTCAGAAAAAATCCTTAATCAATTAACCACTGATGATGCTGAAACTGAAACTGTAGAAGAAAAAGCTGAAGAAGAAAACACTCTTCCAAAATCTGATTTTGTTCTCGCTGACACCATGGAAGGTGTTAAAAAACAAAAAGATGAAAAAGAAGCTGAAATCTCCAAAGTTGCTGATGAAAGAGAAAACTTCAACAAAATAGCTAAAGAACAACGTAAAATTAGAGATGAATTAAATGCATCTTTAAAAGAAAACTTAAACAAAGCTATTGAGTTCAGAAACGAACGTAATGAAATTAACAAAGCTGTTGAAGCTGCTAAAAAAGCTCGTAATGAAGCTAATAACAAAATTAAAAGTTTAGAATGGTCTTCTGGTAAACGCGATAAAATTAAAATAGTAAATGAAATCAAAAAAATTGATAAAATCATTGAAACTCGTGTTTTAGACATTAAAAAAGAAAATCAGCTTGTTAAAAATGCAAACGATCTCAGAAAACAATTAATGAAAATTCATGAAGATGAATCTATTCAAGGTGAATCTCAAGAACTCAAAAAATTATCTGAAGAAGAACACGAAAAAGTTATCACTCTTTCCGAAAAAGCTCAAGCAGCTCACGAAGAAATGCTTGTTTACTTCAGAAAAACTGATGATATCAGAACCGCAGCTGATGAAGCACACAAAAAATTCATCGAAGCACGTAAAAATGCATCTGCTAAACATGAAGAATTTAAAGCTATCTTAAGTGATATTCATGTAATCAACAAAAAATTAGGTTCCAACAGACCTAAGAAAAAAAGATCTGATAACAAACCTTCTAACGGACCTACCAGAAACCGTGAAGAAAAAGAAAGAGCTGAAGAAATCTTCGCTAAATTTAAACAAGGTGGAAAAGTATCTACCGAAGAGATTTTACTCTTACAAAAATACAACATAGGTTAA